The genomic interval CAATGTCGATCAGTTTATCGACCTGCTCTCCCGCACCACACTGGGCCCGCGCCGTCCGCTCGACAACCGGGAAGTGCTGGCCGGGATGTTGACCGAAGGCGATATTCTGGTGACGGCCTGGAGCCAGGCGCTGCTGGTCGGCATCGCGCGTAGCGTAACGGATTACCACTTTTGCTGTTATCTGTCCGACCTGGCGGTCGACGAAGCGTTTCAACATCAAGGCATCGGCAAACAGCTTATCCAGCACACTGCCCGACAATTAAAACCGATGTGTAAGATCATCCTGCTCGCCGCGCCGCAAGCTGTCGACTACTACCCGAAAATCGGTTTCAGCGCGCACCACAGCGCCTGGGTCGCCGACATGACAGTGTTCGATAGTCCGCAGGAATAACCGGCCGCCCACCACACTAATTGCAGTGATAACAACACTATTTTTACAAGACAGTCAGGATTTCGTTATCACGGCATAAATGTCGGTAAATCGCGTTGCGCCGGCGCAGTACAAGGGTTTTCATATGCCTGACCAAACAACCTAAATGCGAGGTGCAGTATGAAAACGTTAACCAAGATCTGCGGTACCGCAACATTCATTACCTGTCTTTCCCTGCTTGCCGCCGTCCCCGGCGCTTCCGCCCATC from Musicola paradisiaca NCPPB 2511 carries:
- a CDS encoding GNAT family N-acetyltransferase, whose translation is MSAQSSKISYKINEPINVDQFIDLLSRTTLGPRRPLDNREVLAGMLTEGDILVTAWSQALLVGIARSVTDYHFCCYLSDLAVDEAFQHQGIGKQLIQHTARQLKPMCKIILLAAPQAVDYYPKIGFSAHHSAWVADMTVFDSPQE